The Armatimonadota bacterium genome includes a window with the following:
- a CDS encoding glycosidase, producing the protein MSSNKPRLTRLPITLRPDPRRVIARFFGSDDARNRRRLERILSLPEDVADRLLCELEEDYSEQHRDLVDIWMEHFERVAPLLPVAWQNVSKRRQLLAGAYFTMEYAIESSALFNPSIVPLPDQSPAPPGTTRFLMSLRATGEGHISSVVFRRGSIDRNNYLVIEEAAQVTRPLADVPDAEFDTSRYRAQLAEAGFLGPLEEQVLDRLGLSFSMEELERELLSLRAIFPTEGAWEQTHRNMLSVARSSYKLLIGDDVSVAEAVIFPRTENESRGIEDLRLVLFTEENGFRHIYGTYTAYNGTTIFPTLMETSDLRVITIATLTGRCARNKGMALFPRRIGGRYVCSGRIDGENLYILYSDNILVWNEAYLAMEPLQWWEFSVIGNCGSPIETPEGWLLLTHGVGPMRQYCIGAALLDLKDPTKVLGRSREPLIAPEEDERSGYVPNVVYTCGAMRHNDVILIPYALSDHSTTFAYVPLQDLLESLV; encoded by the coding sequence ATGTCATCCAACAAGCCCCGCTTGACACGTCTGCCCATCACTCTCCGTCCAGATCCGCGTCGCGTGATAGCGCGTTTTTTCGGATCTGATGACGCGAGAAACCGGCGGCGTCTGGAAAGGATCCTGTCCCTTCCTGAGGACGTGGCCGACCGCTTGCTTTGCGAGCTGGAGGAAGACTACAGCGAGCAGCACCGTGATCTGGTGGACATCTGGATGGAGCACTTCGAGCGTGTCGCTCCGCTTCTGCCGGTGGCCTGGCAGAATGTCTCGAAGCGCAGACAGCTGCTTGCCGGGGCTTATTTTACGATGGAATACGCCATAGAGTCTTCAGCGCTGTTCAACCCGTCCATCGTCCCTCTGCCGGATCAGTCGCCGGCTCCGCCTGGAACCACCCGCTTCCTTATGAGCCTTCGAGCGACGGGCGAAGGCCACATTTCGTCCGTTGTCTTCCGCCGTGGGAGCATAGACCGGAATAACTACCTGGTTATCGAGGAAGCCGCGCAAGTAACGCGTCCTCTGGCAGACGTCCCCGACGCGGAGTTTGACACCTCGCGGTACCGCGCGCAGCTGGCTGAGGCGGGATTTCTGGGACCGCTGGAGGAGCAGGTCCTGGACCGTCTGGGACTCTCCTTCAGCATGGAGGAGCTGGAACGTGAACTGCTGTCTCTGCGAGCGATCTTTCCGACAGAGGGAGCCTGGGAGCAGACTCACAGGAATATGCTGAGCGTTGCGCGTTCCAGTTACAAGTTGCTGATCGGCGATGACGTCTCTGTGGCCGAAGCTGTGATCTTCCCCCGCACCGAGAACGAGAGCCGGGGAATTGAGGACCTGAGGCTTGTCCTGTTCACAGAAGAAAATGGATTCCGTCACATTTACGGGACCTATACCGCCTACAATGGAACGACCATCTTCCCCACCCTGATGGAAACCAGCGATCTTCGCGTCATTACCATCGCCACGCTCACTGGGCGATGCGCCCGGAATAAGGGTATGGCGCTTTTTCCGCGGCGTATCGGCGGCCGTTACGTCTGTTCCGGGCGGATAGACGGCGAAAACTTGTACATCTTGTATTCCGACAACATCCTGGTCTGGAATGAAGCCTACCTGGCGATGGAGCCGCTCCAGTGGTGGGAGTTCTCAGTCATCGGCAACTGCGGATCTCCCATCGAGACTCCCGAAGGCTGGCTGTTGTTGACACATGGCGTCGGGCCGATGCGGCAATACTGCATCGGGGCTGCGTTGCTGGACCTGAAGGATCCCACGAAGGTGCTCGGTCGGAGCCGAGAGCCGCTTATCGCTCCTGAGGAAGACGAACGGAGCGGCTACGTGCCGAACGTGGTCTATACGTGCGGGGCGATGCGGCACAACGATGTCATACTCATCCCATACGCATTGAGCGACCATTCCACCACATTCGCCTACGTGCCGCTCCAAGATCTGCTGGAGTCGCTGGTCTGA
- the folD gene encoding bifunctional protein FolD translates to MSAIILDGSATARKIREELAARTAELSRTAGVVPRLDVVLVGDDPASVTYVGMKKRAAEAAGMRSETHRLSADATQEQVLELVRSLNADPGVHGILVQHPVPRHLDEQAILDEVSPEKDVDGISSLSLGRLLTGLPSFRPCTPLGIIRLLDDYGVEIQGRRAVVVGRSIILGKPAALLLLERHATVTVCHSRTQDLPAICREADILVAAVGKAEMIRGDWIRPGACVIDAGYNRVPGRDRDVGDVHYEEASAVAGWITPVPGGVGPMTIAMLLQNTLEAAWVQAGA, encoded by the coding sequence TTGAGCGCCATCATTCTGGACGGATCAGCCACAGCCCGTAAGATCCGCGAGGAGCTTGCAGCCCGGACTGCTGAGCTTTCGCGAACCGCAGGAGTCGTTCCCAGACTTGACGTTGTGCTGGTTGGCGATGACCCCGCATCCGTGACCTACGTGGGGATGAAAAAGCGCGCCGCCGAGGCCGCCGGGATGCGCTCCGAGACTCACCGTCTGTCAGCCGACGCCACTCAAGAGCAGGTTCTGGAACTGGTCCGCTCCCTTAACGCAGATCCCGGCGTCCACGGGATCCTGGTCCAGCACCCGGTGCCCCGGCATCTGGACGAGCAGGCCATACTGGATGAGGTCTCACCGGAAAAGGATGTAGACGGCATCTCCAGCCTCAGCCTGGGACGGCTGCTGACGGGCCTGCCATCCTTCCGGCCGTGCACGCCGCTGGGAATCATCCGTCTGCTGGACGACTACGGGGTGGAGATCCAGGGACGCCGCGCGGTGGTGGTGGGCCGCAGCATCATACTCGGCAAACCTGCGGCTTTGCTTCTCCTTGAGCGGCACGCTACGGTAACGGTCTGCCACAGCCGCACTCAAGATCTGCCCGCAATTTGCCGCGAGGCCGACATCCTGGTGGCGGCCGTGGGAAAGGCGGAGATGATCCGCGGCGACTGGATCAGGCCGGGTGCCTGTGTCATTGACGCAGGCTACAACCGGGTGCCGGGCAGAGACCGGGACGTGGGGGATGTGCACTATGAGGAGGCAAGTGCTGTCGCCGGGTGGATCACCCCCGTGCCGGGAGGAGTGGGGCCGATGACTATAGCCATGCTCCTGCAGAACACTCTCGAAGCGGCCTGGGTGCAGGCAGGAGCCTGA
- the groS gene encoding 10 kDa chaperonin — protein MIQPLFDKVVVEPLPEEETSSGGIILPDTAKKKPQEGIVVAVGPGRILDDGNRAPVAVKEGQKVIYAKYGGTEFKQDGKDYIILDEDSIYAVVE, from the coding sequence ATGATCCAACCGCTGTTCGACAAAGTGGTAGTGGAGCCGCTTCCCGAGGAGGAGACCAGCTCCGGCGGCATCATTCTGCCCGACACCGCCAAGAAGAAACCTCAGGAGGGCATTGTCGTGGCCGTGGGTCCGGGACGCATCCTGGACGACGGTAACCGGGCTCCCGTCGCCGTGAAGGAAGGGCAGAAGGTCATCTACGCCAAGTACGGCGGCACCGAGTTCAAGCAGGACGGTAAGGACTACATCATCCTGGACGAGGATTCCATCTACGCGGTGGTGGAGTAA
- the accC gene encoding acetyl-CoA carboxylase biotin carboxylase subunit, translated as MPAIKKVLIANRGEIAVRIIRACREMKIASVAVYSEADADSLHVQLADEAVCVGPPASKDSYLHMPNIISAAIITGADAIHPGYGYFSESPSFAEACEACNLIFIGPPSSAIEKMGDKARAREIVQSARVPVIPGARGVIANDQDAIRTAARVGYPLLIKAAAGGGGRGIRRVDDPDDLLPAVRTAIQESEAAFGSGEVYIEKLIENARHVEVQVLGDQYGHYVHLGERECSIQNSRRQKMIEEAPCAFLDAKVRARMGEAAVRAARAVGYHSAGTVEFLVDQDSNFYFMEMNTRIQVEHPVTEMITGVDLVKQQIEIAAGAKLPFTQKDITFTGHAIECRITAENPDNDFRPSTGTITRLLWPGGPGVRVESHVYQGYRVPPYYDPLLGKLIVWGRDRQEAMARMLRCLSEMKIEGLKTNTPLHTRILLDPAYRKGDFNTTFVTRKLASAGREAA; from the coding sequence ATGCCAGCCATCAAGAAAGTTCTGATCGCTAATCGGGGGGAGATCGCCGTCCGGATCATCCGGGCGTGCAGAGAGATGAAGATCGCCTCCGTGGCGGTCTATTCCGAGGCCGACGCGGATAGCCTGCACGTCCAGCTAGCGGACGAGGCGGTGTGCGTGGGACCGCCCGCTAGCAAGGACAGTTACCTGCACATGCCCAATATCATCAGCGCCGCCATCATAACGGGCGCTGACGCCATCCATCCGGGATACGGCTATTTCTCGGAGTCTCCCAGTTTTGCGGAGGCGTGCGAGGCCTGCAACCTAATCTTCATCGGCCCGCCATCCTCAGCCATCGAAAAGATGGGCGATAAAGCTCGCGCCCGGGAGATTGTTCAGAGTGCGCGCGTGCCGGTGATTCCTGGAGCTCGGGGAGTCATCGCAAACGACCAGGACGCCATACGGACGGCGGCGAGGGTCGGCTACCCCCTGCTCATCAAGGCTGCCGCAGGGGGTGGAGGCCGCGGCATCCGCCGGGTGGACGATCCTGACGATCTGCTTCCCGCCGTGCGCACCGCCATTCAGGAGTCGGAAGCGGCATTCGGGTCGGGTGAGGTCTATATCGAGAAGCTTATCGAGAACGCGCGGCACGTGGAGGTGCAGGTGCTGGGGGACCAGTACGGGCACTATGTCCATCTGGGTGAGCGTGAGTGCTCCATTCAGAACAGCAGGCGCCAGAAGATGATCGAGGAAGCGCCGTGCGCGTTTCTGGACGCCAAGGTCCGCGCCAGGATGGGCGAAGCCGCTGTCCGTGCCGCGCGCGCTGTGGGCTACCATAGCGCTGGAACGGTGGAGTTCCTGGTGGACCAGGACAGTAACTTCTACTTTATGGAGATGAACACGCGCATCCAGGTGGAGCATCCCGTCACGGAGATGATCACCGGCGTGGACCTTGTGAAGCAGCAGATCGAGATTGCGGCTGGGGCGAAACTGCCATTCACGCAGAAGGATATCACGTTCACCGGGCATGCCATCGAGTGCCGCATCACGGCGGAGAACCCCGACAACGACTTCCGGCCTTCCACGGGAACCATCACCCGTCTGCTCTGGCCGGGAGGGCCCGGGGTGCGCGTGGAGTCTCACGTTTATCAGGGATATCGCGTGCCTCCATACTATGACCCGCTGCTCGGCAAGCTGATCGTCTGGGGCAGGGACCGGCAGGAAGCCATGGCGCGGATGCTTCGGTGCCTGAGCGAGATGAAGATTGAAGGACTCAAGACCAACACGCCGCTGCACACCCGCATTCTGCTGGATCCTGCTTACCGGAAGGGCGATTTCAACACCACATTCGTGACGCGCAAGCTGGCCAGTGCCGGCCGCGAAGCGGCCTGA
- the groL1 gene encoding 60 kDa chaperonin 1, translated as MAAKQIIYDEEARRALERGASMVAAAVKVTLGPRGRNVVLDKKWGSPTITKDGVTVAKEIELPEPYENMGAQLLREVASKTNDVAGDGTTTATVLAECLISEGLKYVTAGGNPLAVKRGIDKAVEKAVEELKKIATPVETKEEVANVASIAGNDPEIGQLIADAMDKVGRDGVITVEESKASLTDVEVVEGMQFDKGYISPYMVTDPERMEAVFENPLILIHEKKISSAPDLVPFLEKVAQTRRPLVIIAEDVDGDALATLVVNRLRGILQCAAVKAPGFGDRRKEMMRDIAILTGGEFISEDLGLKLENVDLSRLGTAKKVVITKEKTTIVEGGGKREAVAGRIQQIKNQIETTDSSYDREKLQERLAKLAGGVAVIRVGAATETELKEKKHRFEDALSATRAAIEEGIVPGGGTALLNIQPALEKLKLKGDEAIGANIVKRALEEPLRQIAENAGYEGSVVIADVRRQEKPGFGFNALTGEIVEMIPAGIVDPVKVTRSALQNAASIAGMVLTTETLISEKPEKKKAPAAPSGGYDDYDM; from the coding sequence ATGGCTGCTAAGCAGATTATCTATGACGAAGAGGCCAGGAGGGCTCTGGAGCGCGGCGCGAGTATGGTGGCCGCTGCTGTGAAAGTGACCCTGGGCCCCCGCGGCCGCAACGTGGTCCTGGACAAGAAGTGGGGCTCTCCGACCATTACGAAAGACGGCGTCACGGTGGCCAAGGAGATCGAGCTGCCCGAGCCGTACGAAAACATGGGCGCCCAGCTCCTGCGCGAGGTGGCGTCCAAGACCAACGACGTGGCCGGTGACGGCACCACCACGGCCACTGTCCTGGCCGAGTGCCTCATTTCCGAAGGTCTGAAGTATGTGACCGCGGGCGGGAACCCGCTTGCCGTCAAGCGCGGCATTGACAAGGCGGTCGAGAAGGCTGTGGAGGAGCTGAAGAAGATCGCCACGCCGGTGGAGACGAAGGAGGAGGTCGCCAATGTGGCCTCCATTGCCGGGAACGACCCCGAGATCGGCCAGCTGATAGCGGACGCCATGGACAAGGTGGGCCGCGACGGGGTCATCACCGTGGAAGAGTCCAAGGCCAGCCTCACGGACGTGGAGGTGGTCGAGGGGATGCAGTTCGACAAAGGCTACATCTCCCCATATATGGTCACCGACCCCGAGCGAATGGAGGCGGTTTTCGAGAATCCGCTCATCCTCATCCACGAGAAGAAGATCTCGTCTGCACCGGATCTGGTTCCGTTCCTGGAGAAGGTGGCACAGACCCGTCGGCCGCTGGTGATCATCGCGGAGGACGTGGACGGGGACGCCCTAGCGACGCTGGTGGTGAACCGCCTGCGCGGTATCCTGCAGTGCGCCGCAGTGAAGGCGCCTGGCTTCGGGGATCGCCGCAAGGAGATGATGCGCGACATCGCCATTCTGACCGGTGGCGAGTTCATCAGCGAGGATCTGGGACTGAAGCTGGAGAATGTGGACCTCTCGCGGCTGGGAACCGCCAAGAAGGTGGTCATCACCAAGGAGAAGACCACCATCGTCGAGGGCGGCGGCAAGCGTGAGGCTGTGGCTGGCCGCATCCAGCAGATCAAGAATCAGATCGAAACGACGGATTCCTCGTATGACCGCGAGAAGCTCCAGGAGCGCCTGGCCAAGCTGGCGGGTGGTGTGGCGGTCATTCGCGTGGGCGCGGCCACGGAGACGGAGCTCAAGGAGAAGAAGCATCGCTTCGAGGACGCCCTTTCGGCCACACGCGCCGCAATCGAGGAAGGTATCGTCCCGGGAGGCGGCACTGCTCTTCTGAACATCCAGCCCGCGCTGGAGAAGCTGAAGCTGAAGGGTGACGAGGCCATCGGCGCGAACATCGTGAAGCGCGCTCTTGAGGAGCCGCTGCGCCAGATAGCCGAGAACGCTGGCTATGAAGGATCGGTGGTGATTGCGGACGTGCGCAGGCAGGAGAAGCCCGGCTTCGGGTTCAATGCGCTGACGGGCGAGATCGTGGAGATGATCCCGGCCGGGATCGTGGATCCGGTCAAGGTGACCCGCAGCGCGCTCCAGAATGCGGCGTCCATCGCCGGAATGGTGCTGACCACCGAGACACTCATCTCGGAGAAGCCGGAGAAGAAGAAAGCTCCCGCGGCTCCGTCCGGCGGCTACGACGACTACGATATGTGA
- a CDS encoding hypoxanthine phosphoribosyltransferase, producing the protein MNLRDDIAQILLTEEQIAARVKELGQQISRDYEGKDLILVGILKGAAIFLADLVRAIEIPVAYDFVAISSYGADSRSAGVVRIIKDLDESLVSKHVLVVEDIVDTGWTLRLSYLLENLRSRKAASVRVCTLLDKPSRREMGVKIDYTGFLVEDKYVVGYGLDYAGEYRSLPFIGVLMPEVYGGG; encoded by the coding sequence ATGAACCTTCGCGATGACATCGCTCAGATATTACTGACAGAAGAACAGATCGCTGCCCGTGTCAAAGAGCTGGGGCAGCAGATCTCGCGCGACTATGAGGGCAAGGATCTGATCCTGGTCGGGATCCTGAAAGGCGCCGCCATCTTCCTGGCGGACCTCGTCCGGGCCATCGAGATCCCCGTAGCTTATGACTTCGTGGCCATCTCCAGCTACGGAGCGGACAGCCGTTCGGCCGGTGTGGTGCGCATCATCAAGGATCTGGATGAAAGCCTCGTCAGCAAGCACGTCCTTGTGGTTGAGGATATAGTGGACACCGGCTGGACGCTTCGCCTTTCCTATCTGTTGGAGAACCTGCGATCCCGCAAGGCAGCAAGCGTCCGGGTGTGCACGCTGCTGGACAAACCCAGCCGCCGTGAGATGGGCGTGAAGATAGACTACACGGGCTTCCTTGTCGAGGACAAGTATGTGGTGGGTTACGGACTGGACTATGCCGGTGAATACCGCAGCCTTCCTTTCATTGGCGTCCTGATGCCCGAGGTTTACGGCGGCGGCTGA
- the rho gene encoding transcription termination factor Rho: METLELATLDSKDIEELQQIARELNIEVDTRRKHELVNRIMERQTQNSGYLWRQGVLEILPDGWGFLRGKNFAPAPDDVYVSQSQIKRFGLKTGDTVSGQVRPPKDSEKYYGLLRVEAVNGQDPETARQRRSFDDLTPIYPNERLVMEHDPKQLSARLIDLIAPIGKGQRGLIVAPPKAGKTMLLKTIANAISANHPEVFLIVLLIDERPEEVTDIRRSVDGVVVSSTFDEPPENHMRVADMVLEQAKRLVESGKDVVVLLDSLTRLGRASNLTVNPSGRTLSGGLDPVALYRPKRFFGAARNIEEGGSLTVLATCLVDTGSRMDDMIFEEFKGTGNMELVLDRALAERRIYPAVDVKRSGTRHDELLYDPDTLKQIYALHRILAGMDPVEAIELLLDRLRHTKSNAEFLTIVEKTTKTM; encoded by the coding sequence GTGGAAACACTGGAACTCGCTACCCTCGATTCCAAGGACATCGAGGAGCTTCAGCAGATCGCCAGAGAGCTGAACATCGAGGTTGACACTCGCCGGAAGCACGAGCTGGTCAACCGGATAATGGAACGCCAGACGCAGAACAGCGGCTACCTCTGGCGGCAGGGAGTGCTGGAGATTCTTCCGGACGGCTGGGGCTTCCTGAGGGGTAAGAACTTCGCGCCTGCGCCGGATGATGTCTATGTCTCCCAGTCGCAGATCAAGCGTTTCGGCCTGAAGACGGGGGACACGGTCTCCGGGCAGGTCCGTCCACCGAAGGATTCAGAGAAGTATTACGGTCTGCTCCGGGTGGAGGCGGTCAACGGCCAGGACCCGGAGACGGCCCGGCAGAGGCGCTCTTTTGACGACCTGACGCCCATCTATCCCAACGAGCGTCTGGTCATGGAGCACGACCCCAAGCAGCTCAGCGCCCGCCTCATAGATCTGATCGCGCCGATCGGCAAGGGGCAGCGTGGTCTCATTGTCGCCCCGCCCAAAGCGGGGAAGACAATGCTGCTGAAGACCATCGCGAACGCCATCTCCGCCAATCACCCCGAGGTCTTCCTCATCGTCCTGCTCATAGACGAGCGCCCCGAAGAGGTAACGGATATCCGACGCTCCGTGGATGGGGTTGTGGTGAGCTCCACGTTTGACGAGCCTCCGGAGAATCATATGCGGGTGGCTGACATGGTGCTGGAGCAGGCCAAGCGGCTTGTGGAGTCCGGCAAGGACGTCGTTGTGCTGCTGGACAGTCTGACCCGTCTGGGACGGGCGTCCAACCTGACCGTCAACCCCAGCGGGCGCACGCTTTCCGGGGGACTGGATCCGGTAGCCCTGTACCGGCCGAAGCGTTTCTTCGGAGCGGCCAGAAACATCGAAGAGGGCGGAAGCCTGACGGTCCTGGCAACCTGTCTTGTGGACACCGGCAGCCGCATGGACGATATGATCTTCGAAGAGTTCAAGGGGACGGGCAATATGGAGCTGGTGCTCGACCGTGCCCTTGCCGAAAGGCGGATATATCCGGCCGTGGACGTCAAGCGATCCGGAACCCGCCACGATGAGCTTCTTTACGACCCGGACACTCTGAAGCAGATCTACGCGCTACACAGGATCCTGGCAGGAATGGATCCCGTCGAGGCGATCGAGTTGCTGCTCGACCGCCTGCGCCACACGAAGTCTAATGCGGAGTTTCTGACTATCGTGGAGAAAACCACGAAGACCATGTAA
- the nusB gene encoding N utilization substance protein B, with protein MTRTAKSARRAARELALNLLFQVDVARLTLEEAIAAARENAKVPVEALETGIEYACGAWEAAPDSDALVNRLAPEWTVERQSSVDRNVLRLAIYELRSRPEAPAAVIINEAVDLAKTYGSEESGKFVNGVLSVAARMIRDREEENT; from the coding sequence ATGACGCGGACGGCAAAATCGGCGCGCCGTGCTGCCAGGGAACTGGCTCTGAACCTGCTGTTCCAGGTGGACGTCGCCCGCCTGACGCTGGAGGAGGCGATCGCTGCCGCCCGCGAGAACGCAAAAGTCCCCGTTGAGGCGCTGGAGACGGGCATCGAGTACGCCTGCGGGGCCTGGGAGGCAGCACCTGACTCGGACGCCTTGGTGAACCGGCTTGCTCCGGAATGGACGGTGGAGCGCCAGAGCAGCGTGGACCGGAATGTCTTGCGGTTGGCCATCTATGAGCTGCGCTCCAGGCCGGAGGCGCCGGCAGCGGTCATCATCAACGAGGCGGTGGACCTGGCGAAGACTTACGGGTCCGAGGAATCGGGCAAGTTCGTCAATGGCGTGCTTTCGGTGGCGGCAAGGATGATTCGTGACCGCGAGGAGGAAAACACCTGA
- a CDS encoding guanosine monophosphate reductase → MQILLGGHKWARRSYGFDEVSVACGSVTVDPNDTDTSFTIGPHTFRIPFLASAMDGAVSPRVCQIMGRLGGLAVLNLEGLFTRYENTEEQLDRIVSAPQEDVVSLLQTIYREPVKPELVARRVREIKEDGTLAAASVTPAAFDSVGRAALEAGLDILVIQSTVTSANHYSSQGVALSIRDLCQSAGVPVVVGNVVNYEGALSLMEAGAEAVLVGVGPGAACTTRRVCGIGVPQVTAVADAAAARDDYYSRTGKRVTVIADGGMRTGGDIVKAIVAGADAVMIGSPIAAAAEAPGRGWHWGMATSHPGLPRGTRIRVGEMGTLEQILFGPARSDDGTMNFVTALKVAMGYCGKRTIQEMQTAEMVIAPAIPSEGKAHQRAQKVGQGT, encoded by the coding sequence TTGCAAATCCTGCTGGGGGGACACAAGTGGGCGCGGCGCTCATACGGATTTGACGAAGTGTCCGTCGCCTGCGGGTCGGTGACCGTCGACCCGAACGACACCGACACCTCATTCACCATCGGGCCGCACACATTCCGCATCCCATTCCTAGCATCCGCCATGGACGGCGCAGTGAGTCCTCGCGTGTGTCAGATCATGGGCCGTCTGGGCGGGTTGGCCGTTCTGAACCTGGAAGGCCTCTTCACCCGTTACGAGAACACGGAGGAGCAGCTGGACCGTATCGTCTCGGCGCCGCAGGAAGATGTAGTCTCTCTCCTGCAGACCATCTACCGAGAGCCAGTCAAGCCGGAGCTGGTGGCGCGGCGCGTCCGGGAGATCAAAGAGGACGGCACGCTGGCCGCCGCGTCCGTGACGCCGGCTGCGTTCGATTCAGTGGGCCGTGCCGCGCTCGAGGCGGGGCTGGACATTCTGGTCATCCAGTCCACGGTCACCAGCGCCAACCATTATTCCAGTCAGGGAGTCGCCTTGAGTATCCGGGATCTCTGCCAGAGCGCTGGTGTGCCTGTGGTTGTAGGGAACGTTGTCAACTACGAAGGCGCGCTCTCGCTGATGGAAGCCGGTGCAGAAGCCGTACTCGTTGGCGTCGGGCCCGGGGCGGCCTGCACAACCCGCCGAGTGTGCGGCATCGGAGTGCCCCAGGTAACCGCGGTCGCGGATGCAGCCGCTGCGCGGGATGACTACTACTCCCGAACAGGCAAGCGCGTCACAGTCATCGCAGATGGCGGAATGCGCACGGGGGGTGATATTGTAAAGGCCATCGTGGCGGGAGCAGACGCCGTTATGATCGGTTCCCCCATCGCCGCCGCAGCGGAAGCGCCCGGCCGGGGGTGGCACTGGGGGATGGCCACCAGCCACCCCGGCCTTCCCCGAGGCACCCGGATCAGGGTGGGAGAGATGGGCACGCTGGAGCAGATCCTCTTCGGGCCCGCCCGTTCCGATGACGGAACAATGAACTTCGTCACAGCCCTGAAGGTTGCAATGGGTTACTGCGGCAAACGCACTATCCAGGAGATGCAAACGGCGGAGATGGTCATCGCTCCGGCCATTCCCAGCGAGGGCAAAGCCCACCAGCGCGCGCAGAAGGTGGGGCAGGGGACTTGA
- the guaA gene encoding GMP synthase [glutamine-hydrolyzing], with protein sequence MKLEHIAAPEERVVVLDFGAQYSQLITRRVRECHVYSELLSYDTPLEEILSRKPRGIILSGGPSSVYEEGAPAADPRLFELGIPVLGICYGMQLMAHQLGGKVLPGENREYGKTELHVREGAPLFDGLNPELICWMSHGDLVQEPPPGFETIASTVNSPVAAMANVQKRLFGVQFHPEVAHTPWGIEILRQFLYGFCGCEGQWTIESFVNEATEWVARRVGKGRVLCALSGGVDSSTTAALVHRAIGDQITCIFVNHGLLRLEEPERVRATFDQHFKMNLVYVDATDRFLARLEGVTDPERKRKIIGEEFVRVFEEEASRLGDFDFLAQGTLYPDVVESGTKNAALIKTHHNVGGLPEKMNFKLLEPLRDLFKDEVRAVATELGLPSELVWRQPFPGPGLAIRIIGEVTRERLETLRRADWIVVDEIKRAGLYRQLFHAFAVLLPIRSTGVMGDQRTYAYPICVRAVTSDDVMTADWARLPYEVLERISNRITNEVPGVNRVVLDISSKPPATIEWE encoded by the coding sequence TTGAAGCTGGAGCATATCGCCGCTCCTGAAGAGCGCGTTGTCGTTCTGGACTTCGGCGCGCAGTACAGCCAGCTGATCACACGCCGCGTCCGCGAATGCCACGTCTACAGTGAGCTTCTCTCGTATGACACCCCGCTGGAGGAGATCCTCTCCCGGAAACCGCGAGGGATCATTCTGAGCGGAGGGCCTTCCAGCGTATACGAAGAAGGCGCGCCTGCCGCGGATCCGCGGCTTTTCGAGCTGGGCATCCCGGTGCTGGGCATCTGCTACGGAATGCAGCTGATGGCCCATCAGCTCGGAGGAAAAGTCCTGCCCGGCGAGAACCGGGAGTACGGCAAGACCGAACTGCACGTCCGCGAAGGAGCGCCCCTGTTCGACGGTTTGAACCCGGAGCTAATCTGCTGGATGAGCCACGGGGATCTTGTTCAGGAGCCTCCGCCCGGCTTTGAAACCATAGCCTCCACGGTGAATTCTCCGGTGGCGGCTATGGCGAACGTCCAGAAGAGACTTTTCGGCGTGCAGTTCCACCCCGAGGTGGCACACACTCCGTGGGGGATTGAGATCCTGCGTCAGTTCCTCTACGGTTTCTGCGGCTGCGAGGGGCAGTGGACCATTGAGTCCTTCGTCAATGAAGCTACTGAATGGGTGGCCCGGAGAGTGGGCAAGGGCAGGGTCCTTTGTGCGCTGAGCGGCGGCGTGGATAGCTCCACCACGGCGGCGCTGGTTCACAGGGCCATCGGGGATCAGATCACCTGCATCTTTGTGAATCACGGCTTGCTGCGTCTGGAGGAACCGGAGCGGGTACGCGCCACTTTCGACCAGCACTTCAAGATGAACCTGGTCTATGTGGACGCGACCGACCGTTTCCTAGCCAGGCTGGAGGGCGTCACCGACCCGGAACGCAAACGCAAGATCATCGGCGAGGAGTTCGTCCGCGTCTTTGAGGAAGAGGCAAGCCGCCTGGGGGATTTCGACTTCCTTGCGCAGGGGACGCTGTATCCTGATGTGGTGGAAAGCGGCACCAAGAACGCGGCGCTCATCAAGACCCATCACAATGTGGGCGGCCTGCCGGAAAAGATGAACTTCAAGCTTCTGGAGCCGCTGCGCGATCTGTTTAAGGATGAGGTCCGTGCGGTGGCTACGGAGCTGGGGCTGCCAAGCGAGCTCGTCTGGCGCCAGCCGTTTCCCGGACCGGGCCTGGCCATCCGGATCATCGGCGAGGTGACGCGGGAGCGTCTGGAGACTCTCCGGCGCGCCGACTGGATCGTGGTGGACGAGATAAAGAGAGCCGGCCTCTACCGGCAGCTCTTCCACGCGTTTGCGGTTTTGCTGCCAATCCGCAGCACGGGCGTCATGGGGGACCAGCGCACCTACGCATATCCCATTTGCGTCCGCGCGGTCACAAGCGACGATGTCATGACCGCGGACTGGGCGCGCCTGCCTTACGAGGTGCTTGAGCGCATTTCTAACCGCATCACGAACGAAGTGCCGGGAGTCAACCGGGTGGTACTGGATATCAGCTCCAAGCCGCCGGCGACCATTGAGTGGGAATGA